The window GCAGAGACGGGGAGTGTCTCCCACTCCGAGGCGCCGAGTGCGAACAGCTGCACGTCGCCGTCGAAATGATTAGGGTCAGGGACCATCAGCGAACCGGATTCACCGTGGATCTCAATGTTCGGGCTCTTGGTCTTGACGGCGTCGAAGCTCATGAACAGAGTAGATAAGGCGCCAGACGCATGCACCAGGACGCCGGTGACGTGCGAGTCGATGTCCACCGGAACCACCTGTCCCTGACGCGGACCCGAACCGATGGTGCGCTCGCCGCGGGTGTGGCTTGCAGCGCCCACCACTGAAACCACGGGTCCCAGCAGAGTGACGAGTGCAGAGACGTAGTACGGGCCCATGTCCAGCAGGGGTCCGCCGCCGGGCTGGTAGTAGAAGTCGGGGTTCGGGTGCCAGCGCTCATGACCTGGCGTTGCCATGGTGGCGGTTGCCGATATCGGTGCACCGATCAGGCCGTCGTCGATGGCCTTCCGGGCTGTCTGGATGCCGGTACCCAACACGGTGTCCGGTGCGCAGCCCACGGTAACTCCCGCCGCAAGAGCCGCATCCAGCACCTGCCGAGCCTCGGCCGTGGTGGCAGCCAGAGGCTTTTCGCCGTAGACGGACTTTCCGGCCGCGATGGCCTTCAGCGCAATGTCAGCGTGGGCGGCAGGGATGGTGAGGTTCAGGACGAGGTCCACATCCTCGGCGGCCAGGAGTTCGTCCACGCTCAGTGCCCGGACGCCGTCGTACGAGTCGGCAACCGCCTGCGCCCGCGCCGGATCAAGGTCCGCGACTGCCACGAGGTTGATGGAATCCAGCTGGCGGAAGTTAGCTAGGTACTGGGCGATGATGGCGCCACAGCCGATGACTCCTACATTTAGCGGCTTGCCCACAGCATGCCCCTTTCAACGATGGTCCGGACGTTGCCGTCCTGGAGGATTTCCACGCGGTGGCCGGGGGTGCAGACGAAGATTTTTCCTTTGCCCCACTGGCGGGTCCAGATGGCCGGCGAAGTGACTTCGCGGTTCCACGGATCCCAGTCGCGCACTTTTTGGGTAGTGGTGGCCAGAACATCGATGTAGTCATCGGAGAGGACCCAGTACTGTTCCGTGACGAGCTCGAAGTCACCGATTCCCTGCGTAATGGGGTGTTCGGAGGCGGCATCCAGCATATTAACTGTGTAAGGGACGTAATTGTCTGACTGCTCACCAATCCGCTCGTCAGCATGCTTGCCAGGGTGGCAGGCGAACTGGCCGCCGATCAGGTGAAGGTAGTCCGAGTTGTTGCGGTAGGAATCAGCGATCCCACCGTGCCAGCCTGCCAGACCCGTACCGTTTTCAACTGCTGTGCGGAGCCCCTCGAACTCGTCCTTCTCGATGGTGGTCATGGTCATGCATTGCACAATCAGGTCCACGCCTGCCATGTAGTCGGGGTCGGCGTAGATCTTGGGGGATTCCTCCACCCGGACGTCATAGCCGTTGTCCTTCAGGTAGGGGATGAACAGTTCTGTGGCTTCCACCGGCTGGTGTCCGTCCCAGCCGCCGCGAACCACCAGCGCTGTCTTGTTATTGCTTGTCATGGTTTCCTTCGTTTCGAGCGTAGTCATTTCCCTCAGACGTTCTGCCAGCGGCTGGCGTTCTCTGCGCTGGCTTCCACGGCGGCCAGCACTTTTTGCACCTGTAAAGCGTCAGCGAACGACGGCGTGGGCTGCTTGCCTGCGCCGATGGCAGTGACGAGGTCCACCACCTGATGGGTGAAGCCGTGCTCATAGCCGAGACCGTGCCCGGTGGGCCACCAGTTGGCGGCGTAGGGGTGGGACGGCTCGGTGACCATGATCTTGCGGAAGCCGGCGTCAGGTTCCAGCGCGGAATCGTAGTACTGCAGTGAGTTCATGTCTTCGAAGTCAAAGGCGATTGAGCCTTTGGTGCCGTTGAGTTCCAGGCGCATGGCGTTCTTGCGTCCCAACGCAAAACGGGTTGCTTCGAAGATGCCGATTGGCCCGGCGGCGGTGCGGCTGCGGGAGCCGGCGTCAGCACCGGCGTCGTGCTGTGCCTCGAAGCGGGCGGTGAACAGCGCAGCGTCATCCACCGTGACCGGACCGCGCGGACCATCCGCGCCGCCGTGACCGCCCAGGCCCACAAAGTCGCCGCCCACCGGGCGCTCCTTCACGAAGGTCTCCAGCAGCGCAGAGACACCGGTGATGTTCAGCCCCGTGATCCACTGGGCGGCGTCGATGCTGTGTGCGCCGATGTCGCCAAGTGAACCGGACCCGGATTTGGACTTGTCCAGGCGCCAAGTCAGGGGAGCATCGGCGTCGCTGAGCCAGTCCTGAAGGTACTGCGCGCGGACGTGCCGGATCTCGCCCAGGCGACCGTCGTCCACCATCCGTTTGGCCAGAGCCAACGCCGGGGTGCGTCGGTAACTGAAGCCGCACATGGAGAACACGCCGCGTTCG is drawn from Arthrobacter sp. 31Y and contains these coding sequences:
- a CDS encoding Gfo/Idh/MocA family protein, whose product is MGKPLNVGVIGCGAIIAQYLANFRQLDSINLVAVADLDPARAQAVADSYDGVRALSVDELLAAEDVDLVLNLTIPAAHADIALKAIAAGKSVYGEKPLAATTAEARQVLDAALAAGVTVGCAPDTVLGTGIQTARKAIDDGLIGAPISATATMATPGHERWHPNPDFYYQPGGGPLLDMGPYYVSALVTLLGPVVSVVGAASHTRGERTIGSGPRQGQVVPVDIDSHVTGVLVHASGALSTLFMSFDAVKTKSPNIEIHGESGSLMVPDPNHFDGDVQLFALGASEWETLPVSAGYVDAGRGFGIADLAATPAGQEPRAGGQLAFHALDVMESVLESAKSGQAVAIKSTAPRPAVVELTELVDHKELV
- a CDS encoding ThuA domain-containing protein — translated: MTSNNKTALVVRGGWDGHQPVEATELFIPYLKDNGYDVRVEESPKIYADPDYMAGVDLIVQCMTMTTIEKDEFEGLRTAVENGTGLAGWHGGIADSYRNNSDYLHLIGGQFACHPGKHADERIGEQSDNYVPYTVNMLDAASEHPITQGIGDFELVTEQYWVLSDDYIDVLATTTQKVRDWDPWNREVTSPAIWTRQWGKGKIFVCTPGHRVEILQDGNVRTIVERGMLWASR
- a CDS encoding Gfo/Idh/MocA family protein, which translates into the protein MTETQPLRVGMVGYAFMGAAHSHAWRTAPRFFDLPLAPELTTLAGRNEEGVRAAAGKYGWASVETDWRRLIERDDIDLIDICTPGNTHADIAIAALEAGKHVLCEKPLANSVEEAEKMTLVARAAAERGVFSMCGFSYRRTPALALAKRMVDDGRLGEIRHVRAQYLQDWLSDADAPLTWRLDKSKSGSGSLGDIGAHSIDAAQWITGLNITGVSALLETFVKERPVGGDFVGLGGHGGADGPRGPVTVDDAALFTARFEAQHDAGADAGSRSRTAAGPIGIFEATRFALGRKNAMRLELNGTKGSIAFDFEDMNSLQYYDSALEPDAGFRKIMVTEPSHPYAANWWPTGHGLGYEHGFTHQVVDLVTAIGAGKQPTPSFADALQVQKVLAAVEASAENASRWQNV